From the Paenibacillus sp. FSL H8-0548 genome, one window contains:
- the mnmG gene encoding tRNA uridine-5-carboxymethylaminomethyl(34) synthesis enzyme MnmG: protein MRYLAGEYDVIVIGAGHAGCEAALAAARMGCETLLLTINLDMVAFMPCNPSIGGPAKGHVVREIDALGGEMGRNIDKTFIQMRMLNTGKGPAVHALRAQADKVDYQYQMKKTIEETPHLTLRQGMAEELIVEDGKCVGIITKTGAEYRARTTVVTTGTYLRGKIIMGELMYESGPNNQQPSIRLSASLKENGLELIRFKTGTPPRVHKDTIDFSKTEIQPGDDKPKFFSHETESSTNEQLPCWLTYTSEGTHKIINDNLHRAPMFSGAIEGTGPRYCPSIEDKIVRFADKPKHQIFLEPEGKNTSEYYVQGLSTSMPEDVQLSIVRSVPGLEKADIMRNGYAIEYDAVVPTQLWPSLETKVIDGLFTAGQINGTSGYEEAAGQGVIAGINAARKVQGKEPIIIGRSEGYIGVMIDDLVTKGTNDPYRLLTSRAEYRLLLRHDNADLRLTPTGYEIGLISEERYNKFLSKKQSVENDIERLRGTKVKPDQVNEMLLAAGTAPMEHGVDALSLLRRPEVTYAMLETVVPSVPEMTEEMKEQVEIQIKYAGYIEKQLVQVARLNKMEKKRIPDDIDYSDVRSLASEAKQKLAVIRPLSIGQASRIAGVTPADISILLVYLEHYNRVTAARGS from the coding sequence ATGAGATATTTGGCTGGTGAATATGACGTAATCGTCATTGGAGCGGGGCATGCAGGCTGTGAGGCTGCACTTGCTGCTGCACGTATGGGTTGCGAGACATTGCTGCTTACAATTAACTTGGATATGGTAGCATTTATGCCGTGTAATCCATCAATCGGGGGACCTGCTAAAGGTCATGTCGTGCGCGAAATTGACGCGTTAGGCGGAGAGATGGGTCGTAATATTGATAAGACCTTTATTCAAATGAGAATGCTGAATACGGGCAAAGGTCCTGCTGTACATGCACTGCGTGCTCAAGCGGATAAAGTTGATTATCAGTATCAAATGAAGAAAACAATTGAAGAAACCCCTCATTTGACCCTTCGTCAGGGGATGGCCGAGGAATTGATTGTTGAAGATGGAAAATGTGTAGGCATTATTACAAAAACAGGTGCTGAGTATCGTGCTCGTACGACCGTGGTTACGACAGGTACTTATTTGCGCGGGAAAATTATTATGGGCGAGCTCATGTATGAGAGCGGACCGAACAATCAACAGCCATCCATTAGACTATCCGCTAGTTTGAAGGAAAATGGACTCGAGCTTATTCGCTTTAAAACAGGAACCCCACCGCGTGTTCATAAGGACACGATTGATTTCTCCAAAACCGAGATTCAACCTGGGGATGATAAACCGAAGTTTTTCTCGCATGAGACAGAGTCATCTACAAATGAACAGCTTCCATGCTGGTTGACCTATACTTCTGAAGGGACACACAAAATTATTAATGATAATCTTCACCGCGCTCCAATGTTCTCAGGAGCCATTGAAGGTACGGGTCCGCGTTATTGCCCATCTATTGAGGATAAAATTGTGCGTTTTGCAGATAAGCCTAAACATCAAATTTTCCTAGAGCCGGAAGGTAAAAACACTTCGGAATATTACGTACAAGGTCTCTCAACAAGTATGCCTGAGGATGTTCAATTAAGTATTGTGCGATCTGTACCAGGTTTGGAAAAAGCTGATATCATGCGTAATGGTTATGCTATTGAGTATGATGCAGTTGTGCCTACTCAGCTTTGGCCTTCTTTGGAGACTAAGGTCATTGATGGCTTGTTCACAGCTGGACAAATTAATGGTACATCTGGCTATGAAGAAGCAGCAGGGCAGGGGGTTATCGCAGGCATTAATGCTGCGCGCAAGGTGCAGGGCAAAGAGCCCATCATCATCGGCCGTTCCGAAGGCTATATCGGTGTTATGATTGATGACCTTGTAACGAAAGGGACGAATGATCCTTATCGCCTGCTTACTTCAAGAGCGGAGTATCGGTTGCTGCTCCGTCATGACAATGCTGATTTGCGCTTAACACCTACCGGTTATGAGATCGGTCTTATTTCGGAAGAACGTTACAATAAATTTTTGAGTAAAAAACAATCCGTTGAAAATGATATTGAGCGTTTGCGTGGAACAAAAGTTAAGCCTGACCAAGTAAATGAAATGCTGCTAGCAGCAGGCACAGCTCCAATGGAGCATGGCGTTGATGCACTGTCCTTGCTTCGACGTCCAGAGGTTACGTATGCGATGCTTGAAACCGTAGTTCCTTCTGTCCCTGAAATGACAGAAGAGATGAAGGAGCAAGTTGAAATTCAAATTAAATATGCCGGTTATATAGAGAAACAGTTAGTTCAAGTAGCGCGCTTGAACAAGATGGAGAAAAAACGGATTCCTGACGATATAGATTATAGCGATGTTCGCAGTCTTGCGTCAGAAGCGAAGCAAAAGCTAGCGGTTATTCGTCCGCTTTCCATTGGTCAAGCATCGCGTATTGCTGGTGTAACACCAGCAGATATTTCAATTCTCCTTGTTTACTTGGAGCATTATAACCGTGTTACGGCAGCGAGAGGTTCATAA
- the mnmE gene encoding tRNA uridine-5-carboxymethylaminomethyl(34) synthesis GTPase MnmE, whose protein sequence is MVHDTIAAISTAVGEGGIAIIRVSGPEAISGIAAVFRSKIDLKEADTHTLHYGHIVDPASGEEVEEVLVTLMRGPRSFTAEDVVEINAHGGVIAVKKVLDVVLQLDGYRTAEPGEFTKRAFLNGRIDLMQAEAVIDLIRSKSDRAFTVARKQAEGVLSKRIKALRQTVIELLAHIEVNIDYPEHDVEEMTSSFIRDQCDSAIEEIDRLLKTANEGKILREGIVTAIVGRPNVGKSSLMNVLTQENKAIVTDIPGTTRDVIEQFVALNGIPLRLLDTAGIRETSDVVERIGVERSRNALEEADLILLVLNYNEPLQLDDRELLKQLKGRPVIAIINKADLPHQLEIEVVEQSIPADSIVKMSVLEEKGLDQLEKTISEMFFEGQLESGDLTYVSNVRHIALLKRAKQSLVDAIDASDAGIPIDLIQIDARSAWESLGEILGDEAGDSLIDQIFSQFCLGK, encoded by the coding sequence ATGGTACATGATACGATCGCAGCTATTTCGACCGCAGTCGGAGAAGGTGGCATCGCCATTATTAGAGTAAGCGGCCCGGAGGCAATTTCCGGAATCGCCGCTGTTTTTCGTTCGAAGATAGACCTTAAGGAAGCAGATACCCATACACTGCATTACGGGCATATTGTAGATCCTGCATCTGGTGAAGAGGTTGAAGAGGTATTAGTTACACTGATGAGGGGACCACGTTCCTTTACAGCAGAGGATGTTGTTGAAATAAATGCTCATGGCGGCGTAATTGCCGTTAAGAAGGTGCTTGATGTTGTTCTGCAGTTAGATGGCTACCGTACGGCGGAGCCTGGAGAGTTTACGAAGCGTGCTTTTCTAAATGGACGGATCGACCTAATGCAGGCAGAGGCCGTTATTGATTTAATTCGTTCAAAATCGGATCGTGCATTTACAGTTGCCCGCAAGCAGGCGGAGGGTGTTTTATCCAAGAGAATAAAGGCTCTAAGGCAAACCGTTATCGAGCTGCTTGCCCATATTGAAGTTAATATTGATTATCCGGAGCATGACGTTGAGGAAATGACTAGCTCATTTATTCGTGACCAATGCGATTCTGCTATTGAGGAAATAGATCGATTGTTAAAAACAGCAAACGAAGGCAAGATCCTTCGAGAAGGAATTGTAACTGCGATTGTCGGACGCCCGAATGTCGGCAAGTCCTCACTTATGAACGTGCTGACGCAGGAAAACAAAGCGATTGTAACGGATATACCTGGAACGACTCGTGACGTTATTGAACAGTTTGTCGCATTAAACGGCATTCCGCTCCGACTGCTGGATACGGCAGGGATTCGTGAGACGTCCGATGTGGTAGAGCGTATTGGTGTAGAGCGTTCTAGAAATGCGCTTGAAGAGGCGGATTTAATTTTGTTGGTACTGAACTATAATGAACCTCTGCAGCTAGATGATCGGGAGCTATTGAAGCAATTGAAGGGTCGCCCCGTCATTGCGATCATAAATAAGGCTGACTTGCCGCATCAATTAGAAATTGAGGTGGTGGAGCAGTCGATTCCTGCCGATTCTATTGTGAAAATGTCGGTTCTAGAGGAAAAGGGTCTTGATCAGCTAGAGAAGACGATCAGCGAAATGTTTTTTGAAGGGCAGCTGGAATCAGGGGATTTGACTTATGTAAGCAATGTTCGACATATTGCCTTGTTGAAGAGAGCGAAGCAATCGTTGGTTGATGCTATAGATGCGTCAGATGCGGGCATCCCCATCGATCTGATTCAAATAGATGCGCGTTCAGCCTGGGAGTCGCTTGGAGAAATTCTCGGGGACGAAGCAGGCGATTCTTTGATCGATCAAATTTTCTCTCAGTTCTGTTTAGGGAAATAG
- the jag gene encoding RNA-binding cell elongation regulator Jag/EloR — translation MKKIIASGKTVEDAVRNGLSQLQVTEDRVKQVVLEQPTKGFFGLFGAKEAKVELELIPDPILEAEQFLREVAGTMGLQVNIDRKQTREGTHLAVSGSGDLGMLIGRRGQTLDALQYLVNIVANRYSDSHLRIVLDAEDFRERRRKTLADLSDRLAGRVIRTRKEVVLEPMSPHERKVIHSQLQNHPKVKTFSKGDEPNRRVVISLRQ, via the coding sequence ATGAAGAAAATCATTGCATCGGGGAAAACGGTAGAAGATGCTGTACGGAACGGATTATCACAATTGCAAGTAACTGAAGACCGCGTTAAACAAGTTGTGCTTGAACAGCCGACAAAAGGTTTTTTCGGACTGTTCGGTGCAAAGGAAGCGAAAGTAGAACTTGAGCTTATACCCGATCCTATACTGGAAGCGGAGCAATTTCTCCGTGAAGTAGCTGGTACGATGGGGCTGCAAGTGAACATCGATCGTAAGCAAACAAGAGAGGGAACTCATCTTGCTGTATCTGGCAGCGGAGATCTCGGTATGCTGATTGGACGTCGCGGACAAACGTTGGATGCATTACAGTACTTAGTAAATATTGTGGCTAATCGTTATTCAGACAGTCATCTGCGTATCGTACTCGATGCAGAGGATTTTCGAGAGCGCCGCCGCAAGACGTTAGCGGATTTATCCGATCGGTTAGCAGGACGGGTCATTCGTACCAGGAAAGAGGTTGTCTTGGAGCCAATGTCACCCCATGAGCGGAAGGTCATTCATTCGCAGTTGCAGAACCACCCAAAGGTGAAAACCTTTAGCAAGGGCGACGAGCCGAATCGTCGTGTTGTTATTTCGTTAAGACAGTAA
- a CDS encoding YidC/Oxa1 family membrane protein insertase — protein sequence MLFFWTKNKKWILVLGLVLLMGVLAGCGAPTDQTTKTEDLLLGNFWEKNVVYYFAITLDTFAGWFKGSYGLAILLLTIIVRTLILPLTLKQYRSSKAMQALQPQMAEIKKKHKDNPQKQQEETMKLFQTHKVNPMAGCLPLIVQMPIFIALYNSIYKNPDIREHTFLWLELGEKDPYYILPILAAATTFIQSKMMQKQQTQTMPGMGMMLAIFPVLIFVMAISFPAALPLYWVYSNVYTIVQNYFLYVRSSEKGKEAPAK from the coding sequence ATGTTGTTTTTTTGGACAAAAAACAAGAAGTGGATTTTAGTGCTTGGCCTTGTTCTGCTCATGGGTGTTCTAGCAGGATGCGGAGCTCCAACAGATCAGACGACAAAAACTGAGGATTTATTGTTGGGGAACTTCTGGGAGAAGAATGTTGTTTATTACTTTGCAATTACGCTCGATACGTTCGCAGGCTGGTTTAAAGGGTCCTACGGACTTGCTATATTGCTCCTGACGATCATTGTAAGAACGTTGATCTTACCATTAACGCTTAAGCAGTACCGCAGTTCAAAGGCAATGCAAGCTTTGCAGCCGCAAATGGCTGAAATTAAGAAGAAACATAAGGATAACCCTCAGAAGCAGCAAGAAGAAACAATGAAGCTGTTCCAAACGCATAAGGTTAACCCAATGGCAGGTTGCTTGCCGCTGATTGTACAAATGCCGATTTTCATCGCATTGTACAATTCTATCTATAAGAACCCTGATATTCGTGAGCATACTTTCTTGTGGCTTGAGCTTGGCGAGAAGGATCCTTATTATATATTGCCGATTCTTGCAGCCGCAACAACATTCATTCAATCAAAAATGATGCAAAAGCAGCAAACGCAAACGATGCCAGGTATGGGGATGATGCTGGCGATTTTCCCTGTGCTCATTTTCGTAATGGCTATATCCTTCCCAGCAGCACTTCCGCTGTACTGGGTTTATAGTAACGTGTATACGATTGTTCAAAACTACTTCCTTTACGTTCGTTCATCTGAAAAGGGTAAGGAGGCCCCTGCGAAATGA
- the rnpA gene encoding ribonuclease P protein component has translation MHRKLRLRNREDFSRIYRGGKSFANGQFVVYWSKQPVAEPFRLGVSASKKIGNAVVRNRMRRMIKEIVRHQANRIVPKTDFILIVRKPATLMKMKEMEKSVLHVLKKAGLLKSINYTKDKQAD, from the coding sequence GTGCATAGAAAACTGCGTCTTCGAAATCGAGAAGACTTTAGCCGAATTTATAGAGGCGGCAAATCGTTTGCAAACGGGCAATTTGTCGTTTATTGGTCGAAGCAGCCGGTGGCGGAGCCTTTTCGCCTAGGTGTATCTGCGAGTAAGAAAATAGGAAATGCGGTTGTTCGCAATCGTATGCGCCGAATGATCAAGGAAATTGTTCGTCACCAGGCCAATCGGATCGTTCCCAAAACCGACTTCATACTAATAGTAAGAAAGCCAGCTACGCTAATGAAGATGAAGGAAATGGAGAAGAGTGTTCTTCATGTTTTGAAGAAAGCCGGTTTGCTGAAAAGTATCAACTATACGAAGGATAAGCAGGCAGATTAG